In the Flagellimonas sp. MMG031 genome, one interval contains:
- the secE gene encoding preprotein translocase subunit SecE yields the protein MVTYIKESFEELKNNVTWLERGKASNLMVIVAVFSILFALATWGVDSLFSNLITLYFEKLIG from the coding sequence ATGGTCACTTACATAAAGGAATCATTTGAAGAATTAAAGAACAATGTTACCTGGTTGGAAAGAGGTAAAGCCTCAAACCTTATGGTAATCGTAGCTGTATTTTCCATCTTGTTTGCTTTGGCAACTTGGGGCGTGGATTCCTTGTTCAGTAATTTGATCACATTGTATTTTGAAAAATTAATAGGGTAA